Genomic window (Aquimarina sp. BL5):
TATATTGGTATTAAGACTTCAAAATATTCTAAAGCGATCGCAAAGAGTTCAGGCTATACGCGAAGAAGTCATTGCTATAGGAGATTATAAGTTTGATGCTACTAATCATTGCTTAAAACTAAATGGTGAGCGACAAAAACTCACAGAAAAGGAAGCTATCTTAATTCAGTACTTATACGATCATAAAAACACAATGATAAAAAGAGAACGTCTACTTAAAGATGTTTGGGGAAATGATGACTTCTTTTCAGGAAGGAGTATGGATGTGTTTATCAGTAGATTAAGAAAGTATTTTAAAGAAGATAATAATATAACAATAGAGAGCGTGAGAGGAGTAGGTCTCACATTTAGTTTAAAATAAAGGAATTTCATCAATCATCAATCATCAATCATCAATCAAAAAACGAAAAATCATGAGAACAATCAGTAGTATTCTATGCTTAGTAGTGTCATTTTAT
Coding sequences:
- a CDS encoding response regulator transcription factor — protein: MQHILLAEDDFDFGSILKQYLELHGYKVVWAQDGKEALQIFSEEQFDICVFDVMMPKMDGFTLAEKVIELNPEIPFVFLTAKKMKEDKIRGLKLGADDYIVKPFEADILVLRLQNILKRSQRVQAIREEVIAIGDYKFDATNHCLKLNGERQKLTEKEAILIQYLYDHKNTMIKRERLLKDVWGNDDFFSGRSMDVFISRLRKYFKEDNNITIESVRGVGLTFSLK